One stretch of Chryseobacterium sp. LJ668 DNA includes these proteins:
- the paaB gene encoding 1,2-phenylacetyl-CoA epoxidase subunit PaaB, protein MANLDMWEVFIQTKPGLSHKHVGIVQAPTAEMALQNARDVYTRRKEGTSVWVVPSKYIVTSEGIDKEAFFDPADDKLYRHPTFYDIPNDVKNM, encoded by the coding sequence ATGGCAAATTTAGATATGTGGGAAGTGTTTATTCAGACTAAACCGGGATTATCTCACAAACACGTTGGAATTGTACAGGCGCCAACAGCAGAAATGGCTCTGCAGAACGCAAGAGACGTTTATACAAGAAGAAAAGAGGGAACTTCTGTTTGGGTAGTTCCAAGTAAATATATCGTAACTTCAGAAGGAATCGATAAAGAAGCATTCTTCGATCCGGCTGATGATAAACTATACCGTCACCCGACATTTTACGATATTCCTAACGATGTAAAAAATATGTAA
- the paaC gene encoding 1,2-phenylacetyl-CoA epoxidase subunit PaaC: MNPLYNYLLKLADDSFIMGQRLSAWCGEGPYLEEDIALTNIALDQLGQANNYYVYASRVADNGKSEDDLAFLRYEHEYLNAHLTELPNEDYAQTILKVYVFAVYQKLMYEALSNSADEELSALAQKSLKEVRYHYTHAASWMKIFAQGTEESKMRIHKAIENVWEYTKGLFAKTEGEDDLIALNITPNVDELYNQFISITEKDFADFGLEYSTNPFMQPKSRTGYHTEYFGFMLCELQYMQRAYPGCTW; this comes from the coding sequence ATGAACCCATTATATAATTATTTATTAAAATTGGCAGACGACAGTTTCATTATGGGACAACGTTTGTCTGCATGGTGTGGTGAAGGTCCTTATCTGGAAGAAGATATTGCATTGACCAACATTGCTTTAGATCAATTAGGTCAGGCAAACAACTATTATGTGTATGCTTCAAGAGTTGCCGATAACGGTAAAAGTGAAGATGATTTGGCATTTTTAAGATACGAACATGAATATCTGAATGCTCATTTAACAGAACTTCCGAATGAAGATTATGCACAAACGATTCTTAAAGTGTATGTTTTCGCGGTGTATCAGAAATTGATGTACGAAGCATTATCAAATTCCGCAGATGAAGAACTTTCTGCTCTTGCTCAAAAATCTTTAAAAGAAGTAAGGTATCATTATACTCACGCTGCTTCCTGGATGAAAATTTTCGCCCAGGGAACGGAAGAAAGTAAGATGCGTATTCACAAAGCCATCGAAAATGTATGGGAATACACAAAAGGTTTATTCGCAAAAACGGAAGGTGAAGATGATTTAATTGCTTTAAATATCACTCCAAATGTTGATGAATTGTACAACCAGTTTATTTCAATCACAGAAAAGGATTTTGCAGATTTCGGTTTAGAATATTCAACAAATCCATTCATGCAGCCAAAATCAAGAACTGGTTATCATACAGAATATTTCGGATTTATGCTTTGTGAATTGCAGTATATGCAGAGAGCGTATCCGGGTTGTACTTGGTAA
- the paaA gene encoding 1,2-phenylacetyl-CoA epoxidase subunit PaaA yields the protein MDLEKFVQYVHDENKVEPKDVMPDDYRKLLVRQISQHAHSEIVGMLPEANWISRAPSLRRKMALLAKVQDEAGHGLYLYSATETLGNGTIRADRDATYEDMLEGKAKYSSIFNYPTLSWADIGAIGWLVDGAAIMNQVMLMGNSYGPYSRAMVKICKEESFHQRQGYEILMALCRGTKQQKEMAQASLNRFWWPALMMFGPNDDSSPNSKISMNYRVKRESNDSLRQRFIDVTVSQAEFLGLTVPDKDLKWNEERQHYDFGELPWDEFMEILKGNGPCNKKRLQTKVKAQEENLWVKEAAIAFAEKQNKNIN from the coding sequence ATGGACTTAGAAAAATTTGTACAATACGTACACGACGAAAATAAAGTAGAACCAAAAGATGTAATGCCCGATGATTACAGAAAATTATTGGTTCGTCAGATTTCACAGCACGCTCATTCTGAGATTGTCGGAATGTTGCCGGAAGCCAACTGGATTTCCAGGGCTCCTTCATTGAGAAGGAAAATGGCTCTTTTGGCTAAAGTTCAGGATGAAGCCGGTCACGGTTTATACCTGTATTCTGCAACGGAAACATTAGGAAACGGAACCATCAGAGCCGACAGAGATGCGACTTACGAGGATATGTTGGAAGGAAAAGCGAAATATTCGAGTATTTTCAATTATCCGACATTGAGCTGGGCAGATATTGGTGCAATCGGTTGGTTGGTTGATGGTGCGGCAATCATGAATCAGGTCATGTTGATGGGGAATTCTTATGGCCCTTACTCTAGAGCGATGGTGAAAATCTGTAAAGAAGAATCTTTTCATCAAAGACAGGGGTATGAGATTTTAATGGCGCTTTGCCGTGGTACAAAACAGCAGAAAGAAATGGCTCAGGCTTCCTTAAATCGTTTCTGGTGGCCGGCTTTAATGATGTTTGGTCCGAATGACGACAGTTCACCAAACTCTAAAATTTCTATGAATTACAGAGTAAAAAGAGAAAGTAACGACAGTCTTCGTCAGAGATTTATCGACGTTACGGTTTCTCAGGCTGAATTTTTAGGGTTAACCGTTCCGGATAAAGATTTAAAATGGAATGAGGAAAGACAGCATTACGATTTCGGAGAACTTCCTTGGGATGAATTCATGGAAATCTTAAAAGGTAATGGACCTTGTAACAAGAAAAGATTACAGACAAAAGTAAAAGCGCAGGAGGAAAACCTTTGGGTAAAAGAAGCGGCGATTGCTTTTGCAGAAAAACAGAATAAAAATATAAACTAG
- a CDS encoding FKBP-type peptidyl-prolyl cis-trans isomerase has product MKKQTIALFCIAIFSISCAQKSDTQVDSKYTDDQKASYYIGLSIAQNMKQEGFKVDADLLARAIKEEMDGTKKLMPAEEMTAFMQDFMQKQNEKKQSAAVLQAGENKKKGLEFLAKNKTNPKVKTTASGLQYEVLQEGDGKTKPKATDVVQVKYTGKLMDGTVFDSTDKNGGAPMDINLSSVIKGWTEGIQLMSKGSKYRFYIPSDLGYGDHGAGGAIPPGATIIFDVELVNIK; this is encoded by the coding sequence ATGAAAAAACAGACTATCGCATTATTTTGCATAGCAATATTCAGTATTTCGTGTGCTCAGAAAAGTGATACACAGGTCGACAGTAAATATACAGATGACCAGAAAGCTTCTTATTATATAGGTCTGAGTATTGCCCAAAATATGAAACAGGAAGGTTTCAAGGTTGATGCAGACCTTTTAGCCCGGGCTATCAAAGAAGAGATGGACGGAACAAAGAAACTCATGCCGGCTGAGGAAATGACTGCCTTTATGCAGGATTTCATGCAGAAGCAAAATGAAAAAAAGCAATCTGCAGCTGTATTACAGGCAGGTGAAAATAAGAAAAAAGGTCTGGAATTTCTTGCAAAAAATAAAACTAACCCTAAAGTAAAAACTACTGCTTCAGGTTTGCAGTATGAGGTTTTGCAGGAAGGTGACGGTAAAACAAAACCAAAAGCAACAGACGTTGTGCAGGTAAAGTATACCGGAAAATTGATGGATGGAACTGTTTTCGACTCTACCGACAAAAACGGAGGCGCGCCAATGGATATTAATCTAAGCAGCGTGATAAAAGGATGGACAGAAGGTATCCAGCTCATGAGCAAAGGATCTAAATACAGATTTTACATTCCCTCAGATTTAGGTTACGGAGATCACGGAGCCGGAGGCGCAATTCCTCCAGGCGCAACGATTATCTTCGATGTGGAATTGGTGAATATTAAATAA
- a CDS encoding enoyl-CoA hydratase/isomerase family protein — protein MYTQLDIESHFDGKLKIAYLNQPDTMNALTKPSLGDLKDFVNECSNDPTVRCVAISGRGRAFCSGQNLDDAFVQGNDHHDEDIIRRIVTDYYNPLVMEITHCKKPVIALVNGPAVGAGAMLALICDFVLANNTAYFAQAFSNIGLIPDTGGTYFLPKLLGRQLANYLAFTGKKLSAEESKSYGLVAEVFTEEEFNSKSMEILEKVSNMPTVGLKLTKKAFANSYNNSLKEQLELEGDLQQEAAETEDFKEGVSAFLQKRKPEYKGR, from the coding sequence ATGTATACACAACTCGATATTGAATCGCATTTTGATGGGAAATTAAAAATTGCCTACCTCAATCAACCTGATACGATGAATGCTTTAACGAAGCCTTCCTTGGGAGATCTTAAAGATTTTGTAAACGAATGCAGCAATGATCCTACAGTAAGATGTGTAGCGATTTCAGGCAGAGGAAGAGCATTTTGCTCAGGCCAGAATTTAGATGACGCTTTTGTTCAGGGTAATGACCATCATGATGAAGATATTATAAGAAGAATCGTAACCGATTATTACAATCCATTGGTAATGGAAATTACGCATTGCAAAAAGCCTGTCATTGCTTTGGTCAACGGTCCAGCAGTTGGTGCTGGTGCAATGTTAGCACTGATTTGTGACTTTGTTTTAGCGAATAATACGGCTTACTTTGCTCAAGCATTCTCCAATATCGGTTTGATTCCTGATACTGGCGGAACTTATTTCTTACCTAAGCTATTAGGAAGACAATTGGCAAACTATCTCGCATTTACAGGCAAAAAATTATCTGCTGAAGAATCAAAATCTTACGGTTTGGTAGCTGAAGTTTTCACTGAAGAGGAATTCAATTCAAAATCAATGGAAATTTTAGAAAAAGTTTCAAACATGCCAACTGTTGGTTTAAAATTAACCAAAAAAGCTTTTGCAAACTCTTACAATAATTCTTTGAAAGAACAATTGGAATTAGAAGGTGATTTACAACAGGAAGCAGCAGAAACAGAAGATTTTAAAGAAGGTGTAAGTGCCTTTTTACAAAAAAGAAAACCTGAATATAAAGGAAGATAA
- a CDS encoding 3-hydroxyacyl-CoA dehydrogenase NAD-binding domain-containing protein yields the protein MNIGVIGAGTMGIGIAQVAATNGCKVWVYDANAKQVETATVGLEKTLTRLVDKQKISSEKMVEILSNISIATELKDFKDCELIIEAIIENKEIKTKVFTELENHVSESCVIASNTSSISITSLGAELQKPERFIGIHFFNPAPLMPLVEIIPSLITEKSLAEKMYNLMKDWGKVPVIAKDIPGFIVNRIARPYYGEALRIVEENIATPEQVDEAMRTVGNFKMGPFELMDLIGVDVNFSVTTTVYKDYFYDPKYKPSLLQQRMSEAKLHGRKTGKGFYDYSEGAEKPVAEKDDALYQQIFLRIISMLINEAVEAKRLGIASDEDIELAMQKGVNYPKGLLAWGKEIGYSKISETLQNLYEEYQEERYRQSPLLRKM from the coding sequence ATGAATATAGGAGTTATCGGTGCCGGAACGATGGGAATTGGCATCGCACAAGTAGCCGCAACGAACGGATGTAAAGTTTGGGTTTACGACGCCAACGCAAAACAGGTAGAAACAGCAACCGTAGGTTTGGAAAAAACATTAACCAGATTGGTTGATAAACAAAAAATTTCATCTGAAAAAATGGTCGAAATTTTATCTAATATTTCCATCGCTACAGAATTGAAGGACTTTAAAGATTGTGAGCTAATTATCGAAGCCATCATTGAAAACAAAGAAATCAAAACCAAAGTTTTCACAGAATTAGAAAATCATGTTTCTGAAAGCTGTGTTATCGCTTCCAATACATCATCCATTTCCATCACCTCTCTTGGTGCAGAATTACAAAAACCCGAGCGTTTTATTGGAATTCACTTTTTCAATCCGGCTCCTCTAATGCCTTTGGTTGAAATTATTCCGTCTTTAATTACTGAGAAATCTTTAGCCGAAAAAATGTATAACCTCATGAAAGATTGGGGCAAAGTTCCTGTAATTGCTAAAGATATTCCAGGTTTTATTGTCAACAGAATCGCTCGTCCATACTATGGGGAGGCGTTAAGAATTGTTGAGGAAAACATTGCAACTCCCGAACAGGTTGACGAAGCGATGAGAACAGTAGGAAACTTCAAAATGGGACCTTTCGAATTGATGGATCTCATTGGTGTTGATGTGAATTTCTCTGTAACAACAACCGTTTACAAAGATTATTTCTACGATCCTAAATACAAGCCATCTCTTCTTCAGCAAAGAATGTCCGAAGCCAAACTTCACGGCAGAAAAACAGGAAAAGGTTTCTATGATTATTCTGAAGGCGCAGAAAAACCTGTCGCAGAAAAAGACGATGCTCTTTATCAACAAATATTTTTAAGAATTATTTCAATGTTGATCAACGAGGCGGTTGAAGCAAAAAGATTGGGAATTGCGAGTGATGAAGACATCGAATTGGCAATGCAGAAAGGGGTAAACTATCCAAAAGGATTATTGGCTTGGGGAAAAGAAATCGGTTATTCAAAAATCTCTGAAACTTTACAAAATCTTTACGAAGAATATCAGGAAGAAAGATATAGACAAAGCCCATTACTCCGTAAAATGTAA
- the clpB gene encoding ATP-dependent chaperone ClpB — translation MNLNQYTVKSQEAIQAAQQVAMEFGNQQIEPQHLLEGIFQVDENISPFLLKKSEADATLVRERNRENLEKLPKVQGGNIYLSQSANKVLLDAPNIAKKMGDEFVTIEHLWLSLLETNSEVSKTLKDMGVTKSLLEGGIKELRKGSKATSASSEETYQSLNKYAKNFNELAAEGKLDPVIGRDEEIRRVLQILSRRTKNNPILIGEPGVGKTAIAEGIAHRIISGDIPENLQDKTLYSLDMGALIAGAKYKGEFEERLKSVVNEVIKSDGQIILFIDEIHTLVGAGGGEGAMDAANILKPALARGELRAIGATTLNEYQKYFEKDKALERRFQKVMVEEPDTESAISILRGIKDKYEAHHKVRIKDEAIIAAVEMSQRYISDRFLPDKAIDLIDEASAKLRMEINSKPEELDDLDRKLMQMEIELAAISREGSQTKIDHLKEDISKISEERNEINAKWLKEKQKSEDLTSIKKDIESLKLEAERASRAGDYAKVAEIQYGKIKEKEDALQKLELEMQNHQNELIKEEVTAENISEVIGKWTGIPVTKLLQSEREKLLHLETELHHRVVGQEEAIQAVADAIRRNRAGLSDEKKPIGSFLFLGTTGVGKTELAKALAEFLFDDENNMTRIDMSEYQERHSVSRLVGAPPGYVGYDEGGQLTEAVRRRPYSVVLLDEIEKAHPDVFNTLLQVLDDGRLTDNKGRVVNFKNSIIIMTSNLGSHIIQENFENITEENQDEIVAKTKIEVFDLLKQTLRPEFLNRIDETVLFQPLRKKEIGKIVQYQLRGFNDLLLKRNILMTATQDALDYLTNKGYDPSFGARPLKRVIQQEVLNKLSKEILAGTVNDGDRITLDYFEETGLVFRPTEK, via the coding sequence ATGAACTTAAATCAATATACAGTAAAATCACAGGAAGCCATTCAGGCCGCTCAACAAGTGGCAATGGAATTTGGCAATCAACAAATAGAACCCCAACATTTACTTGAAGGAATTTTTCAGGTCGATGAAAATATATCGCCTTTTTTATTAAAAAAATCTGAAGCAGATGCCACTTTAGTGAGAGAGCGCAACAGAGAAAATTTAGAAAAACTTCCGAAAGTACAGGGAGGAAATATTTACCTATCTCAATCTGCAAACAAAGTTTTATTGGATGCACCTAATATTGCTAAAAAAATGGGTGATGAATTCGTTACCATTGAACATTTATGGCTCTCACTGTTAGAAACAAATTCCGAAGTTTCTAAAACATTGAAAGATATGGGTGTAACCAAAAGTCTTTTAGAAGGAGGAATTAAAGAATTAAGAAAAGGCTCGAAGGCGACTTCTGCTAGTTCGGAAGAAACCTATCAATCTTTAAATAAATATGCTAAAAACTTTAATGAATTAGCAGCTGAAGGAAAACTTGACCCAGTAATCGGTCGTGATGAAGAAATCAGGAGAGTTTTGCAGATTCTTTCGAGAAGAACGAAAAACAATCCGATTTTAATCGGTGAACCCGGCGTTGGTAAAACTGCGATTGCTGAAGGAATTGCACACAGAATTATCAGCGGAGATATTCCTGAAAATCTGCAGGATAAAACCTTGTATTCGTTGGACATGGGAGCATTGATTGCCGGTGCAAAATATAAAGGTGAATTTGAAGAAAGGTTAAAATCTGTCGTAAATGAGGTAATCAAATCCGACGGACAAATCATTCTTTTCATCGACGAAATCCACACCCTGGTGGGAGCTGGAGGTGGTGAAGGTGCAATGGATGCAGCGAATATCTTAAAACCTGCTTTGGCAAGAGGAGAATTGAGAGCAATTGGTGCAACAACTTTAAATGAATATCAAAAATATTTTGAAAAAGATAAAGCATTAGAAAGACGTTTCCAGAAAGTGATGGTGGAAGAACCTGATACGGAATCAGCAATCTCGATTCTTCGAGGAATCAAAGATAAATATGAGGCGCATCACAAAGTAAGAATTAAAGACGAAGCAATCATTGCAGCTGTGGAAATGTCTCAACGATACATTTCAGACCGGTTTTTACCGGATAAGGCGATTGACTTGATTGACGAAGCTTCTGCTAAGCTGAGAATGGAAATCAATTCAAAACCTGAAGAACTGGATGATCTCGACAGAAAACTAATGCAGATGGAAATTGAACTGGCAGCCATTTCAAGAGAAGGAAGCCAAACAAAAATTGACCATTTAAAGGAAGATATTTCTAAAATTTCTGAAGAAAGAAATGAAATTAATGCAAAATGGCTGAAAGAAAAACAGAAATCTGAGGATTTAACCTCTATTAAAAAAGATATCGAATCTCTGAAATTAGAAGCTGAGAGAGCTTCAAGAGCAGGAGACTATGCGAAGGTTGCCGAAATTCAATACGGGAAAATAAAAGAAAAAGAAGATGCTTTGCAGAAACTAGAACTGGAAATGCAAAACCATCAGAATGAATTGATTAAAGAAGAAGTAACTGCAGAAAACATTTCCGAAGTGATTGGAAAATGGACAGGGATTCCCGTTACAAAGTTGCTTCAATCCGAAAGAGAAAAATTATTACATCTTGAAACTGAGCTTCATCACAGAGTTGTTGGTCAGGAGGAAGCAATCCAAGCGGTTGCAGATGCGATCAGAAGAAACAGAGCGGGATTGAGTGACGAGAAAAAGCCAATCGGAAGCTTCCTGTTTTTAGGAACCACCGGAGTTGGTAAGACAGAGCTGGCAAAGGCTTTAGCTGAGTTTTTATTCGACGATGAAAACAATATGACAAGAATTGATATGAGTGAATATCAGGAAAGACACAGCGTGTCTAGGCTTGTTGGTGCGCCTCCGGGATATGTGGGTTATGATGAAGGCGGACAATTGACGGAAGCGGTAAGAAGAAGACCTTATTCTGTAGTGCTTTTAGATGAAATTGAAAAAGCGCATCCGGATGTTTTCAACACACTGTTACAGGTTTTGGATGATGGTCGTTTAACGGATAACAAGGGCAGAGTCGTGAATTTCAAAAACTCGATTATCATTATGACTTCGAATCTCGGTTCACATATCATTCAAGAGAATTTTGAGAATATTACAGAGGAAAATCAGGATGAAATTGTAGCTAAAACAAAAATTGAAGTTTTTGATCTTTTAAAACAAACGCTACGTCCGGAATTCCTGAACAGGATTGATGAGACGGTATTGTTCCAGCCTTTAAGAAAAAAAGAAATCGGAAAAATCGTTCAGTATCAGTTGAGAGGTTTTAATGATTTATTGCTGAAAAGAAACATTTTGATGACCGCGACACAGGATGCGTTAGATTATCTGACCAACAAAGGGTACGACCCTTCTTTCGGAGCAAGACCTTTGAAAAGAGTGATTCAACAGGAAGTTTTAAATAAATTGTCAAAAGAGATTTTGGCAGGAACTGTAAATGACGGCGACAGAATTACCTTAGATTATTTTGAGGAGACAGGTTTGGTTTTCAGACCGACAGAAAAGTAA
- the paaD gene encoding 1,2-phenylacetyl-CoA epoxidase subunit PaaD, which translates to MKNPLEILELIPDPEIPVINIVELGIVREAKVTSENSCEITITPTYSACPAMFTIEEDIIKIMKENGWDAKVVTKMFPIWTTDWLTDEAREKLRVYGISPPEKGADEHHIGKPKKCPRCGSMNSKQISRFGSTLCKASYQCLDCLEPFDYFKCH; encoded by the coding sequence TTGAAAAATCCTTTAGAAATATTAGAACTCATTCCCGATCCGGAAATTCCGGTGATCAATATCGTGGAATTGGGCATTGTAAGAGAAGCGAAAGTTACTAGCGAGAATTCTTGTGAAATAACTATTACGCCAACGTATTCTGCCTGTCCCGCTATGTTTACCATTGAGGAAGACATTATCAAGATCATGAAAGAAAACGGTTGGGATGCGAAAGTAGTCACCAAAATGTTTCCGATCTGGACGACAGACTGGTTAACTGATGAAGCAAGAGAAAAACTGAGGGTTTACGGAATTTCACCTCCCGAAAAAGGAGCAGATGAACATCACATCGGGAAACCGAAAAAATGTCCGCGTTGCGGTTCGATGAATTCAAAACAGATCAGCAGATTTGGATCAACATTGTGTAAGGCTTCATATCAATGTTTAGACTGTTTAGAACCCTTTGATTATTTTAAATGCCACTAA
- a CDS encoding TetR/AcrR family transcriptional regulator, translated as MELREKQQKILNIAVELFKEKGYMGSSVRDLATKLNIKAASLYAHIRSKEEILEWICFGIANEFFTQLQEIKNTNIPPKEKLNLFIDKHLSVVLKNRDVTHIYSNEWRHLDGRLLEFIEMRKNYQLEVEKLLTEIYEAENWELKSPAFTTRFILHTLNNSYFWFKRNIESTVEITDEIRDKILFGLIGKS; from the coding sequence ATGGAGCTTAGAGAAAAACAGCAAAAAATACTGAATATTGCAGTAGAACTTTTCAAAGAGAAAGGTTACATGGGAAGTTCTGTACGTGATTTAGCAACAAAGCTGAATATTAAAGCTGCTTCTTTGTATGCGCATATCCGTTCTAAGGAAGAAATTCTTGAATGGATTTGCTTCGGAATTGCCAATGAATTTTTTACACAACTTCAGGAAATCAAAAATACCAATATTCCTCCAAAAGAAAAATTAAACTTATTTATTGATAAACATTTGTCTGTGGTTCTGAAAAACCGCGATGTCACTCATATTTATTCAAACGAATGGAGGCATTTGGATGGTCGACTTCTCGAATTTATCGAAATGCGAAAAAATTATCAGCTCGAGGTAGAAAAGTTGTTGACAGAAATTTACGAGGCTGAAAATTGGGAACTCAAATCACCAGCTTTTACCACGAGATTTATTCTCCATACCTTAAACAATTCTTATTTCTGGTTCAAAAGAAATATAGAATCTACCGTAGAAATTACAGATGAAATAAGAGATAAAATACTTTTTGGTCTTATAGGAAAATCATAG
- a CDS encoding 2Fe-2S iron-sulfur cluster-binding protein codes for MNSFYKLKTVKVQKDTNDAVNVALEIPEELKDKFRFKQGQYLNFKLMVNGNEERRSYSICNAPSEKSNTLEVLVKLLENGKVSGYFNEHLHMDEVLEVMPPMGGFNTSYHPSNTKTYVGLAAGSGISPILSNLKESLYQEPNSNAYLFYSNRSMNHVMKKAEIDKLVEQFNGRLKVVYLVSREKHEDPIFEGRISPAKLNHLFERYTDIDVKEATYFICGPSDMIKGISDYLKKEKKVPAIQVLFEYFSAPDEEDSAEMSDEFKAIANIESMVTVIIDDDEYSFHLNSKKESILDKALKDNLPVPFACKGGVCCTCKAEVLEGEVFMEKNFALTEDEVARGFVLTCQCHPTTNVVMLNYDV; via the coding sequence ATGAATTCATTTTATAAATTAAAAACTGTAAAAGTTCAGAAAGATACCAATGATGCAGTGAATGTAGCATTGGAAATTCCTGAGGAACTGAAAGATAAGTTCAGATTCAAACAGGGGCAATATCTGAATTTTAAATTAATGGTAAACGGTAACGAAGAGCGCCGTTCCTATTCTATCTGTAATGCACCGAGCGAAAAAAGTAATACTTTGGAGGTTTTGGTTAAACTCTTAGAAAACGGAAAGGTCTCGGGATATTTCAATGAGCATCTTCACATGGATGAGGTTTTGGAAGTGATGCCTCCGATGGGCGGTTTCAATACTTCTTATCATCCAAGCAATACAAAAACTTACGTTGGATTAGCAGCAGGAAGTGGAATCAGCCCGATTCTTTCTAATTTGAAGGAAAGTCTTTATCAGGAACCTAATTCAAACGCCTATCTTTTCTACAGCAACAGAAGCATGAATCATGTGATGAAAAAAGCTGAGATCGATAAGTTGGTAGAGCAGTTCAATGGTAGACTGAAAGTGGTTTATCTGGTAAGCCGTGAAAAACACGAAGACCCGATTTTTGAAGGAAGAATTTCTCCTGCAAAATTAAATCATTTATTTGAAAGATATACAGACATCGACGTGAAGGAAGCTACTTATTTCATTTGTGGGCCTTCTGATATGATCAAAGGGATTTCTGATTATTTGAAAAAAGAGAAGAAAGTTCCTGCGATTCAGGTTTTGTTTGAATATTTCTCGGCTCCGGATGAAGAAGATTCTGCGGAAATGAGCGATGAATTCAAGGCTATTGCTAATATCGAAAGTATGGTAACGGTCATTATTGATGATGATGAATATTCGTTCCATTTGAATTCAAAAAAAGAGAGTATCTTAGATAAAGCATTGAAAGACAATCTTCCTGTGCCTTTTGCCTGCAAAGGAGGAGTTTGTTGTACGTGTAAAGCGGAAGTTCTCGAAGGAGAAGTTTTCATGGAAAAAAATTTCGCGCTTACCGAAGATGAAGTAGCCAGAGGTTTTGTGCTGACTTGCCAGTGTCATCCAACAACGAATGTGGTGATGCTAAATTATGATGTTTAA
- a CDS encoding 2-dehydro-3-deoxyphosphooctonate aldolase encodes MKKLVFLLFSFSLIVACTATNSATSVFDETYGYAEKNPIKTGDLSPTNSHRYLSSLEGPNGEEISYGRVGSCCEFKTKNGFLGNMGLLDKYWVTYSGKKDSVYLYLNIYDKAELGTPKGFKRK; translated from the coding sequence ATGAAAAAACTGGTGTTTCTACTTTTCTCATTCTCCCTCATTGTAGCTTGCACAGCCACAAACAGTGCAACAAGTGTTTTTGACGAGACCTATGGTTATGCTGAAAAGAATCCGATCAAAACAGGAGATCTTAGCCCCACAAATTCTCACAGATATCTATCTTCTTTGGAAGGTCCAAATGGTGAAGAAATTTCTTATGGTAGAGTTGGTAGCTGTTGTGAATTTAAAACAAAGAATGGATTTCTAGGAAATATGGGGTTGTTGGATAAATATTGGGTGACGTATAGCGGAAAAAAAGATTCAGTTTATTTATATCTTAATATTTATGATAAAGCTGAACTAGGAACACCAAAAGGATTTAAAAGGAAATAA